The region CCAGACGATGTCGCCATTCTGGGGGTCGTAGGCCGATGTCGTGCCGGTTCCACCGACCAGAATCAGGTCTCTTCCGCCGACGGTCGCCAAAATGGGCGTTCCGTAGCTGGGATCGTTGCTCCGACTCACCCGCCAGGCGATATCTCCCGTGTCGCGACGCAGAGCCGCTAAAAAGCCGGGCCCATCCGAATCGGCCAGAACAATCACGTACGAGTCGTAAATCACCGGCGAACTGCCGTATCCGTGCTGACTGCGAAAGGGCCCCGCTTCCTTCTGCCAGACAATCTGCCCTTTCAAGTCCACCGCGGTGACGTACAGCGAGTCTTTCACCATAAACGCGGTGAAAACGTAGTTCCCGTCGCTTGCCGGGGTGGTGGAAGCTTGCGAGTTCTTCTGATGCGTCCGCATAAAACCGCCTTGATGGACGGTGGTCGTCCAAAGCGGCTTGCCCATGGCGGTTTCGTAGCAGACCAGCGACTTGGTCTCTTGCTTTTCGTCGGCAGTTGTCAGCAGAACTTTGTTGCCGATCACAATCGGCGAAGAATGCCCTAGCCCCTGGATTTTCGCACTCCAAGCGACATTTGGCTGGCTGCTCCAGTGGAAATCGGCCGGTTCGTCATGCACGATGCCATCGCGCTGTTCGCCCCGCCACCAGGGCCAACTGTGCGGCGGCACTTCGATCGGATCAACTGCTTGAGCCGCTTCTCCTTGCGGGGCACGTATCTCTTCGACTGGTTCCTGACGGCAGCCCAGCAGCAGCATCCCAAGCATGCTCGAAAGAACCACGCTCTGGCGAAAACTGACGTGCATCATGCCTCTCCCGTGTCGCAAGGCCTTGGCAACTGCCTCTTCGCAAATTGCCGGATCGAAATAAATTCCCTGAATTCTCGTCGTGGCAAGGTCTGCCTAATTGCATAGAATAACATTCTACGCCAATCCGATTACAAAATGTTCTCACGGAGTTAGATAAAACATCATGGTTGGGCGATTCTCCCTCTTCGTGGCTGCCGCGCTGGTTTGCGGCCTGCTCTGCTTCCCTCTGCACGCCGAAGACTATGCCGGCCAAGCCGACCTCGACAAGGCTGTCGACTTGAAGCTCGACGCCGAAGGCATGGACGACTTAGCCCAAGTGGCCGAGTTGTGCGAATCGGCTCTCGACAAAGGCCTGCATGAAGAAGACCAGGTCTTCGCCAAACAGCTGCTTACTTCCGTTCGTTACCAACGCGCCGAAACGATGGGCAAAGGAATCTTCGAGGAAGCCCAGCAGCGAAAAGACTGGAAAGACCTACGCGCCAAAGCGGTCGAAGAAGTCGACAAAGGTTTGAAGTACGACGACACCGTCGGCATGCTTCACTTCCTGAAAGCTCGCTTGCTGCTCCTTCCCGACGGCGATCGCGATCAGGCCGAACAAAGCATCAACAAAGCCATCGAGCTGCTGCAAGGAACCGGCGAACCGCTCTCCAAAGCACTCGTTGTTTCGCTTGTTTTCGCCGAAGACAAAGACGCCCAAGTCGACGTGCTGACAAAAGCGATCGAAGCCAATCCGAACAACGCCGATGCCTATCGCCTGCGTGGCTTGATGTACTTGGAACAGGAAAAGTTCCAGGAAGCGCTCGCCGACTTGAAGATGGTCACCGAACAGCTTGCCCCCGGCGATCTCACTTCGCTGCAAGCCTACGCTCAAACGTTCGCCAAGCTGGGCGAGTTCGACGAAGCGATCAAAGCGGTCAACCAAATCGTAAAGACCAATCCTAACTCGCCGATTGGCTACTTGCTGCGTGCTCAGTTCAAAGTGATGGCCGGTAACGTCAACGCCGCCATTGAAGATCTCGATCAAGTCCTCGTTCTCGCGCCTCGCTCGGTTCCAGCTCTGCTGATGCGTGCGAGCATGTACATCGAACGCGAAGACTACAAAGCCGCACTGCAAGATGTCGAGC is a window of Bremerella sp. TYQ1 DNA encoding:
- a CDS encoding tetratricopeptide repeat protein → MVGRFSLFVAAALVCGLLCFPLHAEDYAGQADLDKAVDLKLDAEGMDDLAQVAELCESALDKGLHEEDQVFAKQLLTSVRYQRAETMGKGIFEEAQQRKDWKDLRAKAVEEVDKGLKYDDTVGMLHFLKARLLLLPDGDRDQAEQSINKAIELLQGTGEPLSKALVVSLVFAEDKDAQVDVLTKAIEANPNNADAYRLRGLMYLEQEKFQEALADLKMVTEQLAPGDLTSLQAYAQTFAKLGEFDEAIKAVNQIVKTNPNSPIGYLLRAQFKVMAGNVNAAIEDLDQVLVLAPRSVPALLMRASMYIEREDYKAALQDVERALAADTGNMQALLIRATLYAQEGKFAEAIRDLEALQIRNSENATITLQLATLYQAAKRPRKAVEVYNQVLKLEPENVNAMRGKGDALLSYGKHAEAVETYLNALKIQEDEEGGILNNLAWVMATSTNDNVRDGEKALKYAVEACEATDYSQAHILSTLAAAHAEKGEFDEARKWSKKAVEVAGGDEAAAEIREHLKNELKAYEGNEAWREIQDTKEGGQTDTIAGPASEVAEKLKESKSDKPADQEKKDESDKPEMTEPAPDMAPVS
- a CDS encoding PQQ-binding-like beta-propeller repeat protein, with protein sequence MMHVSFRQSVVLSSMLGMLLLGCRQEPVEEIRAPQGEAAQAVDPIEVPPHSWPWWRGEQRDGIVHDEPADFHWSSQPNVAWSAKIQGLGHSSPIVIGNKVLLTTADEKQETKSLVCYETAMGKPLWTTTVHQGGFMRTHQKNSQASTTPASDGNYVFTAFMVKDSLYVTAVDLKGQIVWQKEAGPFRSQHGYGSSPVIYDSYVIVLADSDGPGFLAALRRDTGDIAWRVSRSNDPSYGTPILATVGGRDLILVGGTGTTSAYDPQNGDIVWSVKGPAKTTANTPAVAGDMIISTGGYPQNGVLGIKTAEGEAASDDRIAWQARERIYVPSPLVFDNKVFAVNDDGIGLCYDSATGDRLARKRIGGNFSSSLTRYGNHMLVPDEQGTMYVFDATEDFDEVAKFQLEGGGFASPVFADGRLFWRTTTHLYCLVPAS